One region of Ensifer sp. WSM1721 genomic DNA includes:
- a CDS encoding MBL fold metallo-hydrolase, whose protein sequence is MKITLLPSEKGDCLLIEADAVSILADGGMPGSYASEVRGFLGKWAEDTGKDLDLAYVSHVDQDHIAGVLQLLEDTVQWRVFDHKHANGQPATKPPFKRPPKIKRIWHNAFKAMVDESEAIGSVLAARANTLSSSTNPSLLRLADAFRSVANSIPEAIKVSRRIAADQLHIPLNGEFGNLLAMVRGQEEISLNAASSLAVRVIGPSKKDLEILRKYWKNWLENSKNAGSVDKLEAWLEDNEGPIPPGFGVSIDDELGNRKSVTEPNLASLMLLLEEPKPGGSVARVVLTGDGHADDILAGLTHHGRLADGDGLHVDVLKLQHHGSEHNLDRSFAKRITADHYLICANGEHENPDLRVLEVLLDSRLGPAEHLSPNPGAAQPFTIWFNCSTDYLKKQQAVHIAKKGAPSDKLAKCIAQFTAVEQKLAKATQASNGRLRVKYLKASPLALEV, encoded by the coding sequence ATGAAAATTACGCTCTTGCCGTCTGAGAAGGGCGATTGCCTGTTGATTGAAGCCGATGCCGTTAGCATCCTCGCCGATGGCGGCATGCCGGGATCCTACGCCTCTGAGGTGCGTGGCTTCCTCGGCAAATGGGCAGAAGACACCGGCAAGGACCTCGACCTCGCCTATGTCTCACATGTCGACCAGGATCACATCGCCGGCGTGCTGCAATTGCTCGAAGATACGGTGCAGTGGCGCGTCTTCGACCATAAGCACGCCAACGGCCAACCAGCCACCAAGCCGCCCTTCAAGAGACCCCCCAAGATCAAACGCATCTGGCACAATGCCTTCAAGGCGATGGTCGACGAGTCCGAGGCGATCGGCAGCGTCCTCGCCGCCCGCGCCAACACGCTCTCCAGTTCTACCAACCCGTCGCTGCTTCGGCTTGCCGATGCGTTCCGAAGCGTCGCCAACTCAATCCCCGAGGCGATCAAGGTATCGCGCCGCATCGCCGCCGATCAGTTGCACATCCCGCTTAATGGTGAGTTCGGCAACCTGCTCGCCATGGTCCGCGGCCAGGAGGAAATCAGCCTCAACGCCGCCAGTTCCCTCGCCGTTCGCGTCATCGGTCCGTCCAAGAAGGACCTCGAAATCCTTCGCAAGTACTGGAAGAATTGGCTGGAGAATTCCAAAAACGCCGGCAGCGTCGACAAGCTCGAGGCCTGGCTCGAAGACAACGAGGGCCCCATTCCGCCCGGCTTCGGCGTGTCCATCGACGACGAACTTGGCAACCGCAAGAGTGTCACCGAGCCCAACCTCGCCTCTCTCATGCTCTTGCTCGAGGAACCCAAGCCCGGCGGCAGCGTCGCCCGCGTCGTTTTGACTGGCGACGGTCATGCCGATGATATCCTTGCCGGCCTCACCCATCATGGTCGGCTCGCCGATGGCGACGGATTGCATGTCGATGTGCTGAAGCTTCAGCACCACGGCTCCGAGCACAATCTCGACCGCTCCTTTGCCAAGCGCATCACCGCCGATCACTACCTGATCTGCGCCAATGGCGAGCACGAGAACCCCGACCTGCGCGTCCTCGAAGTGCTTCTCGATTCGCGCTTGGGGCCTGCCGAGCATCTCTCGCCCAACCCAGGTGCCGCTCAGCCTTTCACCATCTGGTTCAACTGCAGCACCGATTATCTGAAGAAACAACAGGCTGTCCACATTGCCAAAAAAGGAGCGCCGTCCGACAAGCTAGCCAAGTGCATCGCCCAGTTTACGGCGGTCGAGCAGAAACTCGCCAAGGCGACGCAGGCGAGTAACGGCCGGCTGAGGGTGAAATACCTGAAAGCCTCGCCGCTCGCGCTCGAGGTTTGA
- a CDS encoding patatin-like phospholipase family protein, which produces MTIKRPEDEVRPHSFSEILALEHASIRLRRRAAKVDVPGDREPTQSAPAEIFGVSLSGGGIRSASYCLGALQALHAWGLINRIDYLSTVSGGGYVGTSMIAGMHANLEENGEPGFPFARPSNEGVRDSEAVSHLRDYSRFLAPRGFLDIITSAVIIMRGLVVNILLLLSFLLPLATIFILSNPTTEELKHSIFLDVANLALREEWRKSSSWWSSVERVIDSPFLFSMITAICLGLWLVGWALRRSYVESFGRSHPDGSASLEYDGYGARVGRWLIIALVFAAAMELQPIVIRAVKHQLDSDGASTQGLASLATIAGAIVGLTAAFQGKLVVWIQRALSIPSIAAHLRSLLAKLVLYGAAMLLPLTIYGLFLMIVIWGIKDGGAYPYGPDFLLAKNWTFSTVVAGFAVLFLAATQILSRSLKSRPWETLTAIVHGHFNISILLLVGIWLVALVVAAIATRSGSGKNVGDWTVLCNYLALSFAVGVVATAFTENANGLHRLYRDRLRVAYRLGDKEGGPLPLHALPEEAPYLLVNGTLNVRLPRKDEPLASGKAGAAVATTDRHRLPDPAKRGRNAEFFLFSKHAIGSESTRYADSKWIWSVEPELDLAAAAAISGAAVSSSMGRIGIGLLGPTLALLNLRLGFWLPNPSRPKAEDRHWEDLFRLYLFAEAFGRLRSNSSRVYVTDGGHIDNIGLYQLLKRRCKFIVVVDAEADPGMNFSAFADVQRFARIDDGTRISLDWRPVRDAALERLADRSKSRSRPLEGCPHFAIGCVTYESGDHGILLYVKAAVTGKEPDYVLDYERRYPDFPHEATSDQFFSEEQMEAYRALGFHSVNEVFSQAQTCTAGGSIGSGSSSTASYALMGREQLLVEFASKLNAFDYLAVTSRG; this is translated from the coding sequence ATGACGATCAAACGACCGGAAGACGAAGTCCGGCCCCATAGTTTCTCGGAGATTCTGGCACTTGAACACGCCTCCATTCGTCTGCGTCGCCGTGCTGCAAAAGTTGATGTTCCTGGCGACCGTGAGCCCACTCAAAGCGCCCCCGCCGAAATATTCGGCGTTTCTCTTTCAGGGGGTGGAATACGCTCAGCCTCATATTGCCTGGGTGCACTACAGGCGCTTCACGCATGGGGCTTGATCAACCGCATCGACTACCTGTCAACCGTTTCTGGCGGCGGATACGTGGGCACGAGCATGATCGCCGGCATGCATGCGAACCTGGAAGAGAATGGCGAGCCTGGATTCCCATTCGCCCGGCCCTCCAACGAGGGTGTTCGAGACAGTGAAGCGGTGAGCCATCTGCGCGACTACAGTCGCTTTCTCGCACCCCGCGGGTTCCTCGACATAATAACCTCCGCAGTGATCATAATGCGTGGCTTGGTAGTGAACATACTCTTGCTGCTCTCGTTTCTTTTACCTCTTGCAACAATCTTTATTCTGAGCAACCCGACAACGGAGGAACTCAAGCACAGCATATTCCTGGACGTTGCAAACCTAGCACTTCGCGAGGAGTGGAGAAAAAGTAGTTCTTGGTGGTCGAGCGTTGAACGGGTGATCGATAGCCCTTTTCTCTTCTCAATGATTACCGCCATTTGTCTTGGCCTGTGGCTGGTAGGCTGGGCCCTCCGGCGATCATATGTCGAGAGTTTCGGCCGTTCGCATCCGGACGGAAGTGCATCCCTGGAATACGATGGCTACGGCGCAAGGGTTGGCCGCTGGTTGATCATCGCCCTTGTCTTCGCAGCAGCAATGGAATTGCAACCCATCGTCATAAGAGCCGTGAAACATCAGTTGGACAGCGACGGTGCAAGCACACAAGGGCTCGCAAGTCTTGCAACAATCGCTGGAGCAATCGTCGGGTTGACTGCAGCGTTCCAGGGTAAATTGGTCGTTTGGATTCAGCGCGCATTGAGCATCCCCTCCATTGCTGCGCACCTGCGGTCGCTCCTGGCAAAGCTTGTGCTCTACGGCGCGGCAATGCTGCTGCCACTGACGATATATGGGCTCTTTCTAATGATCGTAATTTGGGGAATCAAAGACGGAGGCGCTTATCCGTACGGTCCTGATTTTCTCCTTGCGAAAAATTGGACCTTTTCGACGGTGGTTGCTGGGTTCGCTGTTCTTTTCCTTGCCGCCACCCAGATTTTAAGCAGGAGCCTCAAGAGTCGTCCGTGGGAAACTCTTACGGCAATTGTGCACGGCCACTTCAACATTTCCATATTGCTGCTGGTCGGCATATGGTTGGTTGCGTTAGTCGTTGCGGCCATCGCGACGAGAAGCGGATCTGGTAAGAATGTCGGGGACTGGACCGTCCTTTGCAACTATTTGGCATTAAGCTTTGCAGTGGGAGTAGTTGCGACAGCGTTCACCGAGAACGCGAACGGGCTGCACAGGCTTTACCGAGACAGGCTCCGCGTCGCTTATCGCCTCGGGGACAAAGAAGGAGGGCCGCTGCCCCTTCACGCTCTTCCAGAAGAGGCTCCCTACCTCCTCGTCAACGGCACTTTGAACGTCAGATTGCCGAGAAAGGACGAGCCGCTAGCAAGCGGGAAGGCCGGCGCCGCCGTGGCTACGACCGACCGCCACCGATTGCCAGATCCAGCGAAGCGCGGACGAAATGCGGAGTTCTTCCTTTTTTCCAAGCATGCCATCGGCAGCGAATCGACGCGCTACGCCGACTCAAAATGGATTTGGTCAGTAGAGCCTGAACTTGATCTCGCAGCGGCGGCTGCTATTTCAGGCGCCGCGGTGTCATCGAGCATGGGCAGGATCGGAATAGGATTATTAGGACCTACTCTGGCGCTGCTAAATCTCCGATTGGGATTTTGGCTTCCAAACCCATCTAGGCCAAAAGCTGAAGACAGACATTGGGAGGATCTTTTCCGACTGTACCTATTTGCCGAGGCGTTTGGCAGGCTCCGCTCTAACAGCTCACGAGTTTATGTCACTGACGGCGGCCATATCGACAACATCGGCCTCTATCAGCTCCTAAAGCGCCGCTGCAAGTTTATAGTCGTCGTGGATGCGGAGGCGGATCCGGGCATGAACTTTAGCGCATTTGCCGATGTGCAACGCTTTGCGCGTATTGATGATGGGACGCGTATATCGCTTGATTGGCGTCCGGTAAGAGATGCCGCACTTGAGAGATTGGCTGACCGGTCCAAGTCACGTTCTCGTCCTCTCGAGGGATGCCCGCACTTCGCTATCGGTTGCGTCACCTATGAGAGCGGAGATCACGGTATCCTCCTATATGTAAAGGCCGCCGTCACCGGAAAAGAGCCGGATTATGTTTTGGACTACGAACGGCGCTATCCGGATTTTCCGCACGAGGCAACAAGCGACCAGTTCTTCTCCGAAGAACAAATGGAAGCCTATAGGGCACTCGGCTTCCACTCGGTCAATGAAGTTTTCTCACAAGCACAGACTTGTACCGCCGGCGGCTCCATCGGAAGCGGATCAAGCTCCACGGCGTCGTACGCCTTGATGGGGCGCGAGCAACTCTTGGTCGAGTTTGCGAGTAAATTGAACGCATTTGACTACTTGGCTGTTACCTCGAGGGGATAA